The Alteromonas macleodii ATCC 27126 genome segment GATAATAGGGCGGTAGCCTGTGCAGCGACATAAGTTGCCTGATAAAGCGTGCAGCACATCGTCGCGATTTGGTTTTGTATTGCTGTGATATAAGGCAAACATCGACATGATAAAACCAGGTGTGCAAAAGCCACACTGAGAACCATGGTGATCAACTAACGCCTGCTGTACGGGGTGTAAGTGTTTACCATCGTTCAAATGCTCAACAAATAAAAGCTGCTTCCCATGAACTGCACTCATTAGCGTGATGCAGCTATTCACTGTTCGATAATTAAGTTTTGCAGCGCTATTTGAGGAGGCTGGTTCCACAAGTACTACGGTACATGCACCGCAGTCTCCTGCTGCACAGCCTTCTTTTGTGCCTGTTTTTTTGCGATGTTCGCGAATAAATTGTAGAAGGGTGAGGTCGGCCCGCGCTTCATTTAATTCAACGACATCGTTATTTATTAGAAAGCGAATCATACTCACACCTTCTTGTTATATTCATTCTTGTATTCATTAATATAGCTGTATTTTTTCAATAAAAGTAGACCATTTGGTCAATTTATTGCTTATAAAAAAAGGCCGAGTTCTAAAAGGCCATGATTTTGCGCAAATTTGATTGGAAAAAAAGAAGTGATACCTTTCTATTTTTCTTTTGCTAAGCACTACGTCGATTTGTTAATAAAGAATAAGGCAAGATTCGTGCAAGGTTTTGAACTATTCGCGTAATTCGTGTTTTAGTATGGTTAACACTCCCTGTATAGGGTATGTATGATCTATAAGAGCATAGCAACTCGTCGGCAATAAATGCTAACCTATCGAAAAGGCATGCAGCATTTATACTGCCCGTGCGCTTGCAAAGTAGATTGCAAAGGAATTTTAATAATAATGATGAAGGTAAAAAGTGCTGACGCTGGCGTTGGCGCTATGAACAGAAGAAAAATACTCCAAGCCGCTGAAAAATGTTTTGCACAGTTTGGCTTCAAAGGCACAGCAGTACAAAAAATTGCTGATGAAGCAGGACTTCCTAAGACTAACGTTTTGTATTATTTCAAAACAAAACAAGAGCTCTACGTAGCGGTACTAGAAGAAACCCTCTCGCTGTGGAACTCACGTTTTGATAAAGCCACAGTAGAAGACGACCCAGCCGAGGTACTCGCCAATTATATCGCCGAGAAAATGGAAGTGTCGCGAACGCATCCAATGGCCTCTAAGATCTTTGCGATGGAAATTATCAATGGTGCACAAAACTTAAGTGGCTACTTTGATGAAGAGCATGCGCTTTGGATGAAAGGGCGACTTGCGGTTATTGATGCATGGGTAAAGGCCGGCAAACTGCCACCTGTTGAAGGTGAATACTTGCTTTACACAATCTGGGCGAGTACCCAGCACTATGCTGACTTCTCTGCGCAAATAACCCGTCTACGCGGTAAAAAAATGACAAAATCAGATTTTGAAGACGCTACAAAACAAGTGGTAAAACTCGTGCTCGGTGGCTGTGGGTTATCTGTGCCAGAAAACTTCGAGGTGTAGCATGACAGAGTCTGTTTACCCTCGTGATCTGATTGGTTATGGTCAACATGTACCTCACGCTAAGTGGCCGGGCGAAGCAAAAATCGCGATTCAGTTCGTATTAAATTACGAGGAAGGTGGCGAAAATTGCGTGCTTCATGGTGACGAGGCGTCGGAAATATTCCTATCGGAAATTATCGGCGCACAAGCGTATAAAGACCGCCACCTCAGCATGGAGTCTATTTACGAATACGGCAGTCGTGCAGGGTTTTGGCGTTTACACCGTTTGCTTAATAAATACGACATTCCCGTTACTGTGTTTGGCGTCACTATGGCTATGCAACGACACCCTGACGCCGTAAAAGCCATGATGGATTCAGGTTGGGAAATCGCCAGCCACGCCATGCGCTGGGTGCATTATCAAGACATGGACGAAGAGCAAGAGCGTAAACAAATTGATGAGGCGATTATTCTTCATGAGCAGTTAACGGGCAGTAAACCTGTAGGTTGGTATACAGGAAGAACGAGTCCGAATACGCTGAAGTTGATTGCAGAGCGCGACGATATCTTATATTGCGCCGATTCATATGCTGACGACTTACCTTACTACGACTGCCATTACAGCAAGCCGTTATTGATGGTGCCGTACACATTAGACACCAATGATATGCGCTTTGCCACGCCTCAGGGCTTCAACAGTGGGGAACAGTTTTTCACCTACTTAAAAGATGCGTTTGACGTGTTGTATGAAGAAGGAGAAGAAGCGCCTAAGATGCTATCTATCGGCCTTCATAATCGCATAATAGGACGGCCTGCTCGACTCGCCGCACTTAAGCGCTTTATCGAGTACGTTAAGTCTCATGATAAAGTATGGCTAGCGACACGAGAGCAAATTGCCCGTCACTGGTTGGAGCTTCATCCTAAAGATGGTGGTGACAAGCCGCGTACGTAGCGTTTACAGTACGCCTACTATATTTGAAGTACAGTAAAGTGAAGAGACGAGAGTGAAACAGATTGATCACTACCGCCTTCACTTAATAAAGGACAAAACCATGAAAACAAAACTAGCCATTATTGCCCTTGGGGCGCTAGCGCTGACAGCATGTTCAAAGCTGACTAAAGAAAACTACGATAAATTAGAAATGGGTATGTCTCAGGACGAAGTTGAAGCAATTCTAGGGTCAGCTGACAACTGCGGAAAAACAATGGGTACCATGGCATGTACATGGGGCAATGAAGACAGTAAGCACGTTAAAATCGTATTTATGGGTGATAAAGCCGTTACCTTCACTTACGATGGATTGAAGTAAACGTATATCTTTTTCACTTGCCTAGTTTAAAAAGAAAGGTGGCGTTGAAAGCCACCTTTTTTGTATCTAAAGCGTTAACTTACAGGCACGCAATAAGCGCCGTTGAATTATTTTAAATCCAATAAGTATCGTAATAAGAAAACAATCGCCAGTGCATAAGTGAGCGGTGTTACTTCTTTAAATTTTCCCGTACCTACCTTAATGCCAACATAAGTAATAAAACCAAGGGCAATGCCTTCGCTAATGCTGAATGTGAGCGGCATGGCGATAAGTGCAACAGAAGCAGTGGCTAACGCACCTAAGTCGTCGAAATCAACCTGTCGAATCGATTCCATCATCAAAATACCTACCATCAATAGCGCTGGCGTAGTGGCCATCAGCGGGATAACTTTCATTAGCGGTGTTAAAAATAGCGAGAGTAAGAAGCAGACAGAAACCACTACTGCGGTAAGCCCGGTTCTGCCGCCCGCCGATACGCCCGTAGCGGACTCCACATAGCTAGTTACTGGAGATGTACCCACTAATGCGCCAGCAATACTCGCTGATGCATCGGCTGTCATTGCTGAGCCAATTTTCGGTAGCTTGCCTTCGGGTGTAAGTAGATTGGCTTTTCGAGATACGCCGATTAAGGTACCTATGGTATCGAACATGTTCACAAACATAAGTGCGAAAATGAGGTCCCACGTTTCAGCAAGGTGATCGATTGGGTACCAAAAGTCCATTGCCATAAAGGTGTTTGAAATAGATTCTGGCATGCCAACTACAGCAGAAGGCGTTGCAGTTAAGGTACCGTTTTCAGTGGGGATAAAAGCACCAATTAAGGTGAGTGTTACGATAGAGATTAAGATAGCGCCTGTAACGCGTTTCACCATAAGAACGATAGTAAAGATAATGCCGATGAGCGCTAACATTACTGCCGGCTCAGAAAGGTCGCCAAGCTGTACGAAGGTTGCAGGATTATCAACAATCAGCCCCGCATTTTTAAGGCCGATAAAGGCAATGAATAAACCTATGCCACACTGCACGCCGATTTTGAGAGAAGGAGGTATAGACTCGGCTATTTTGGTTCGAACTCCGGTGAGAGAAAGGAGTAAAAAGAGAATGCCGTTCCAGAAAACAATACCAAGCGCTGCTTCCCATGGGATTTCACGACCAAGACAAATGGTAAACGCGAAAAAGGCGTTCAAGCCCATGCCTGGGGCCAACGCAATAGGGTAGTTAGTCATTAGCGCCATCATTAAAGTGCCAATACACGCCGCTATTGCTGTCACTGTAATTAGGCCCTCTACGGGCATGCCACTTAACCCAAGAATACCTGGGTTCACCACGAGTATATAAGACATGGCTGCGAACGTAGTAAGTCCTGCAATGATCTCTGTTCTTACTGTTGTTCCGTGTTCCTGCAGCTTAAATAGCCGTTCGATTACGTTGTTGGACATCAAGAGTTCTCTGTTAGTATTTCATTGTGTGTTTTGTGCGTTGAAAGCAATAAACTGACCAATTAGTCAACTTGTTGGTGTGTTTTGTGCTAACTTACTTTTCAGTACAATGACTAATTAATAGCCATTGCGTGACTCAAGGTCACTAGCCAGGCAGCACAAAGCCAGCCAAACGGTTAGTAATCAACATAGATGAAGTCAAAAAAACCGCAAACAAAACCTAAATGAGCAATAGAACTCGTTTACAGATAGCATTAAAGATAAACTATTACGCACCAATTAAATGCCATTGCATTGTTGTGGTGCAAATAAGTGAGGGGCCATGTCGCTGTCATCAATAATTAAAAACATTCCAAAGGCCGAACTGCATCTGCATATAGAAGGTAGCTTAACGCCTGAACTTATGTGGCGCCTAGCTGAAAAGCACAGTGTATCACTTCCTTATGCTAGCGTGGAAGAGATAGAAGCGGCGTATAACTTTGAAGATCTACAAAGCTTCCTTGACTTATATTATGCAGGGGCGGGCGTGCTTCGCGATGAGGATGATTTCTTTGCCTTAATGTGGGAATACTTAACGCGGTGTCATGAGGACAATATCGTCCACACAGAAATTATGTTTGATCCGCAAACCCATACAGAGCGTGACATAGGTTTCGATATTTTCATGCCAGGCTTTTTGAAGGCGATGGAAAAAGCAAAAGATGAATACGGTATCAGTAGCTATTTAATCATGTCTTTCCTTCGCCATTTGCCAGAAGATGCTGCCTTCGATACGCTTTCTGCAGCAGAGCCTTATTACGAGCACATTACAGCGATAGGGTTAGATAGCTCCGAACTTGGGCATCCGCCATCAAAGTTCGAACGCGTATTCAAAAAAGCCAAAGCGCTGGGATTTAAAATTGTCGCCCATGCTGGAGAAGAAGGACCGGCATCTTACATTTGGGAAGCCATCGAGCTATTGGACGTTGATCGTATTGACCACGGTGTACGCTGCCAAGAAGACGAGGCGCTTATGGACCTCTTGAAAGAAAGACAAATTCCACTCACTGTTTGTCCGTTAAGTAACCTCAAGCTGTGTGTGATAAATGATATGAAAGACCACAATATTGTCCAGCTTCTTGATGCTGGGCTTCTGGTCACGGTTAACTCTGATGATCCTACGTATTTTGGTGGCTTCCTAAATGACAATTTTGAAGCGTTGCACCAGTCGCTGGGTATTGATGAAAAAACAGTTCGTACGTTGGTAGCAAATAGCTTTAAGGCAAGTTTTTTACCGCAGGAGCAGAAAAACCAGCTTGTTGAAAAGGTTCTTTCAGCCTAGCAAGGCGAGGAGTGGATGATAGTCGAGTTAGCTTCTGGCGATTAATGCGAGAAGCTAATGTGATTTTACGATTGCATGACTGCAATAGTTTGCTTAATCAAATTGTCTAATTCCGTGATGTCTTGAACGATTTCGCTTAAATCGTCTTGCTTGGCTTTGTTTTCAATAGACGATGCCTTTTCCCGAATGGCATCGGCACCTACATCGCCCGACACACCTTTCATAGCATGACTGTTGAATCTAACAGCTTCAACATCCAATGCGGTCGCTGCACTTTTAAGTGCTTGTTGTTTTTGTTCTATTTGCGCGAGGAACATTTCAACAATACGGTTCAATAACCCCTCATTTCCACCCAACCTGCTTATTGCAGCATCGCGGTTCCATAATTGTTCTCGAGTGGGCGTATCGTTTGAGTTAGATGTGTCCATATGTGCCACCGTAATTGAAGCGTTATGCCAGTGTACAATACATGTTCTAATCAAGAAATAGCAAGTTTAGTGGCATAGCATACTGCGGTTCATAAACCAGCAAAACCTAGGGCCTGTTGACCTTTGCTGTACATTTTTGCAGCGGTCTGTGTGCCATCTAGCTTTAACTTAGCCCGCTAGGCTTGCAGGACTGTTCCGCGATTAAAAGGCTGCCATTTAGACCAAAATTCGTACACCAAAGGTCAACAGGCCCTAGACTAAAGACTAATTTTTTTTTACGTATCTCGGGCGATACTTATTCTGATATTTGTTACATGGTGTGGAATTTCTCATGGATAATGAGACACAGAAAGTAGTCATCATTGACGATGAACCAACAACACTCTTGTTATTAGAAAGTGCAGTAGAATCTCTAGCAAAGGTTGTTACGGTCTCGCAAAGCGCGAATGCGTTTTCGGTGATAAAAGCACAACTTCCTGATTTGGTTGTTCTAGATATAAGCATGCCTGAGCTATCTGGCTTTGAGGTCTGCAAGCAGTTAAAAGCGTGTCCAGAAACGGCAGCAATTCCAGTAATCTTTGTCACTTCCCATAGCGATCCAGAAAATGAACATGTGGCATTGTCGTTAGGTGCCATAGACTTTATATCCAAGCCCATTGATATTGGGTTGTGCCAGATGCGAGTTAGAAATCATCTCACTATTCAGGACCAAAAAACGAAGCTTGCTCGTGTTAATCACGAATTAGAAGCAGAGAAAAAGCAGCTTGCTATTACTCTCAAATCTATAGCTGACGGCGTTATTTCAATTAACGCAGCAGGGGATGTAACTTTTATTAACCCGGTAGCGCAAAGGTTAACCGGTTATAGTGAAACGGAAGCCCTTGGCAAACCTATCGATGAGGTTATGAATTTAAGAGATGCCTCGACAAATGAGCGTCTTTTAAACCCCGCTCTTTACGCACTAGAAGTGATGCGCCCGGTAGCTATGTCTTATAACGCCA includes the following:
- the puuE gene encoding allantoinase PuuE, which encodes MTESVYPRDLIGYGQHVPHAKWPGEAKIAIQFVLNYEEGGENCVLHGDEASEIFLSEIIGAQAYKDRHLSMESIYEYGSRAGFWRLHRLLNKYDIPVTVFGVTMAMQRHPDAVKAMMDSGWEIASHAMRWVHYQDMDEEQERKQIDEAIILHEQLTGSKPVGWYTGRTSPNTLKLIAERDDILYCADSYADDLPYYDCHYSKPLLMVPYTLDTNDMRFATPQGFNSGEQFFTYLKDAFDVLYEEGEEAPKMLSIGLHNRIIGRPARLAALKRFIEYVKSHDKVWLATREQIARHWLELHPKDGGDKPRT
- a CDS encoding adenosine deaminase, translating into MSLSSIIKNIPKAELHLHIEGSLTPELMWRLAEKHSVSLPYASVEEIEAAYNFEDLQSFLDLYYAGAGVLRDEDDFFALMWEYLTRCHEDNIVHTEIMFDPQTHTERDIGFDIFMPGFLKAMEKAKDEYGISSYLIMSFLRHLPEDAAFDTLSAAEPYYEHITAIGLDSSELGHPPSKFERVFKKAKALGFKIVAHAGEEGPASYIWEAIELLDVDRIDHGVRCQEDEALMDLLKERQIPLTVCPLSNLKLCVINDMKDHNIVQLLDAGLLVTVNSDDPTYFGGFLNDNFEALHQSLGIDEKTVRTLVANSFKASFLPQEQKNQLVEKVLSA
- a CDS encoding Hpt domain-containing protein: MDTSNSNDTPTREQLWNRDAAISRLGGNEGLLNRIVEMFLAQIEQKQQALKSAATALDVEAVRFNSHAMKGVSGDVGADAIREKASSIENKAKQDDLSEIVQDITELDNLIKQTIAVMQS
- a CDS encoding NCS2 family permease — protein: MSNNVIERLFKLQEHGTTVRTEIIAGLTTFAAMSYILVVNPGILGLSGMPVEGLITVTAIAACIGTLMMALMTNYPIALAPGMGLNAFFAFTICLGREIPWEAALGIVFWNGILFLLLSLTGVRTKIAESIPPSLKIGVQCGIGLFIAFIGLKNAGLIVDNPATFVQLGDLSEPAVMLALIGIIFTIVLMVKRVTGAILISIVTLTLIGAFIPTENGTLTATPSAVVGMPESISNTFMAMDFWYPIDHLAETWDLIFALMFVNMFDTIGTLIGVSRKANLLTPEGKLPKIGSAMTADASASIAGALVGTSPVTSYVESATGVSAGGRTGLTAVVVSVCFLLSLFLTPLMKVIPLMATTPALLMVGILMMESIRQVDFDDLGALATASVALIAMPLTFSISEGIALGFITYVGIKVGTGKFKEVTPLTYALAIVFLLRYLLDLK
- a CDS encoding TetR/AcrR family transcriptional regulator, yielding MMKVKSADAGVGAMNRRKILQAAEKCFAQFGFKGTAVQKIADEAGLPKTNVLYYFKTKQELYVAVLEETLSLWNSRFDKATVEDDPAEVLANYIAEKMEVSRTHPMASKIFAMEIINGAQNLSGYFDEEHALWMKGRLAVIDAWVKAGKLPPVEGEYLLYTIWASTQHYADFSAQITRLRGKKMTKSDFEDATKQVVKLVLGGCGLSVPENFEV